One genomic window of Methyloceanibacter sp. wino2 includes the following:
- a CDS encoding sodium-translocating pyrophosphatase, with the protein MTWVLYLIMACGALSIAYGVLTRNAILAADAGTPRMQEIAAAIQEGAQAYLSRQYQAIGLVGVVIFIILFFLLGILPAIGFAIGAILSGMAGYIGMNVSVRANVRTAQAATKSLADGLSLAFKSGAITGLLVAGLALLGVTIYFWVLTTILGHDASSRQVIDALVALGFGASLISIFARLGGGIFTKGADVGGDLVGKVEAGIPEDDPRNPATIADNVGDNVGDCAGMAADLFETYVVTVVATMVLASIYFTGALTEPMMLYPLAIGATCVITSIIGTYFVRLGASKSIMGALYKGVIVTGILSLIALWPVTALMIGMDTTMSFGDVSFTGMSLYLCGVAGLIVTALIVVITEYYTSTKFRPVHEIAKASVTGHGTNVIQGLAVSLESTALPALVIMAGIIVTFNLAGLFGIAIAVTTMLALAGMVVALDAFGPVTDNAGGIAEMAGLPENVRETTDALDAVGNTTKAVTKGYAIGSAGLGALVLFAAYTEDLKYFAANAATYPYFEGVDPAFTLSNPYVVVGLFLGGLLPYLFGGIAMTAVGRAGSAIVEEVRRQFKEKPGIMKGEDRPDYGRAVDLLTKAAIKEMIVPSLLPVLSPVIFFFLIDWIAGKSAAFSALGAMLLGVIVTGLFVAISMTAGGGAWDNAKKYIEDGNHGGKGSEAHKAAVTGDTVGDPYKDTAGPAVNPMIKITNIVALLLLAVLAHQ; encoded by the coding sequence ATGACATGGGTTCTCTATCTCATCATGGCTTGCGGCGCGCTTTCGATCGCGTACGGGGTTCTGACCAGGAATGCGATCCTGGCCGCCGATGCAGGCACACCCAGGATGCAGGAAATCGCCGCCGCCATCCAAGAAGGGGCGCAGGCATATCTTTCCCGCCAGTATCAGGCCATCGGCCTGGTCGGGGTCGTGATCTTCATCATCCTCTTCTTCCTGCTCGGCATCTTGCCGGCCATCGGGTTCGCGATCGGCGCCATTCTCTCCGGCATGGCGGGCTATATCGGCATGAACGTCTCGGTCCGGGCGAATGTCCGGACTGCGCAGGCCGCTACCAAGAGCCTCGCGGACGGCCTTAGCCTCGCGTTCAAGTCGGGTGCCATCACCGGTCTGCTGGTGGCTGGTTTGGCGCTTCTGGGCGTCACGATCTACTTCTGGGTGCTGACAACGATCCTCGGTCACGACGCATCGTCCCGCCAAGTGATCGATGCGCTTGTGGCGCTTGGCTTCGGCGCCTCGCTGATCTCCATCTTCGCCCGCTTGGGCGGCGGCATCTTCACCAAGGGTGCGGATGTGGGTGGCGATCTCGTCGGCAAGGTCGAAGCGGGCATCCCCGAAGACGATCCGCGCAACCCGGCAACGATCGCCGACAATGTGGGCGACAATGTCGGCGACTGCGCCGGCATGGCCGCTGACCTGTTCGAGACCTATGTGGTCACGGTCGTGGCCACCATGGTTCTGGCGTCAATCTACTTCACCGGCGCCCTGACCGAGCCGATGATGCTGTATCCGCTCGCCATCGGCGCGACCTGCGTGATCACGTCGATCATCGGCACCTACTTTGTCCGCCTGGGAGCCAGCAAGTCCATCATGGGGGCGCTCTATAAGGGCGTCATCGTGACGGGCATCCTGTCCCTGATCGCATTGTGGCCGGTTACCGCATTGATGATCGGCATGGATACGACCATGTCGTTCGGCGATGTCAGCTTCACCGGCATGTCGCTTTATCTGTGCGGCGTGGCGGGGCTCATCGTGACGGCTCTGATCGTGGTCATCACCGAGTATTACACCTCGACCAAGTTCCGGCCCGTGCACGAAATCGCGAAAGCGTCCGTCACCGGGCATGGGACGAACGTCATCCAGGGCCTCGCCGTGTCGCTCGAGTCGACCGCGTTGCCCGCGCTCGTGATCATGGCAGGCATCATCGTCACCTTTAACTTGGCCGGCCTGTTCGGCATCGCCATCGCGGTAACCACGATGCTGGCCTTGGCAGGCATGGTGGTCGCGCTCGATGCCTTCGGTCCCGTGACCGACAATGCCGGTGGCATCGCTGAGATGGCGGGGCTGCCGGAAAACGTGCGTGAAACCACGGATGCTCTGGATGCCGTCGGCAACACGACCAAGGCCGTCACCAAGGGTTATGCCATCGGTTCGGCGGGTCTCGGCGCGCTGGTGCTGTTTGCGGCGTATACGGAAGATCTCAAATACTTCGCGGCCAATGCGGCGACGTATCCGTATTTCGAAGGGGTCGATCCCGCCTTCACGCTGTCGAACCCGTACGTGGTCGTCGGGCTCTTCCTGGGTGGTCTGCTGCCGTATCTGTTCGGCGGTATCGCCATGACGGCTGTGGGCCGAGCTGGCTCCGCCATCGTCGAAGAGGTGCGCCGTCAGTTCAAGGAGAAGCCGGGCATCATGAAGGGCGAGGATCGCCCGGACTATGGCCGTGCCGTGGACCTGCTGACCAAGGCGGCGATCAAGGAGATGATCGTTCCCTCGCTCCTGCCGGTCCTGTCTCCGGTGATCTTCTTCTTCCTGATCGACTGGATTGCCGGCAAGAGTGCTGCCTTCTCGGCGCTCGGCGCCATGCTGCTCGGCGTGATCGTCACGGGCTTGTTCGTCGCCATCTCCATGACGGCGGGCGGCGGTGCCTGGGACAACGCCAAGAAGTACATCGAAGACGGCAACCACGGCGGCAAGGGCTCGGAGGCCCATAAGGCCGCGGTGACCGGCGATACGGTCG
- the thiL gene encoding thiamine-phosphate kinase, which produces MALAGEFDIIARIFAPLAKETGALGLKDDAAVLTVTDDHQLVVTCDTLVSGIHFLSDDPPASIGYKALAVNLSDLTAKGAHGYAYTLSLALPRDTEMDWLEAFAVGLAEVQDLTGISLIGGDTTATSGPLTITITALGLVQHEAAITRLGAKPGDRLYVGGTIGDSCLGLRLLEDPSLGQSWGLSEEDVAYLTECYRRPPIGTLEALLVRNFAKASIDVSDGLVADIEKLCAVSHVGAKIEAGRVPVSAAARKALEAAPDLLPDLLSAGDDYVPVIAVSESSADLFESEVDEQGVDFAQLGAVTDTDGIRVLDERGNELTLKNKGFSHF; this is translated from the coding sequence ATGGCACTTGCGGGAGAATTCGACATCATCGCCCGCATCTTTGCGCCACTTGCCAAGGAGACCGGGGCGCTCGGCCTCAAGGACGACGCCGCCGTCCTGACCGTCACCGACGATCATCAGCTCGTGGTGACCTGTGACACGCTCGTCAGCGGCATTCACTTCCTCAGCGACGATCCGCCGGCCTCCATCGGCTACAAGGCCCTAGCGGTCAATCTGTCGGACCTGACGGCCAAAGGCGCCCACGGTTATGCCTACACGCTCTCTCTCGCGCTCCCGCGCGACACGGAGATGGATTGGCTCGAAGCCTTCGCTGTCGGGCTCGCCGAGGTCCAGGATCTGACGGGCATCTCTCTGATCGGCGGCGACACCACCGCAACGTCCGGCCCTCTCACCATCACCATCACCGCGCTCGGCCTCGTGCAGCATGAGGCGGCGATCACGCGTCTTGGCGCGAAGCCGGGCGACCGGCTCTATGTTGGCGGCACGATCGGGGATTCGTGTTTGGGCCTGAGACTTCTAGAGGACCCATCGCTCGGCCAGAGCTGGGGGCTTTCCGAAGAGGACGTCGCCTATCTGACGGAGTGCTATCGCCGTCCGCCGATCGGCACGCTCGAGGCGCTCCTGGTCCGGAATTTCGCCAAGGCCTCGATCGACGTCTCGGACGGGCTCGTCGCCGATATCGAGAAGCTCTGTGCCGTCTCCCACGTCGGGGCCAAAATCGAGGCCGGCCGCGTGCCGGTCTCGGCGGCGGCGCGTAAAGCGCTCGAGGCCGCACCGGATCTACTGCCGGACCTGCTGTCGGCTGGAGACGACTACGTGCCGGTGATCGCCGTTTCGGAGAGCTCGGCGGACCTTTTCGAATCAGAAGTTGATGAGCAGGGGGTAGACTTTGCGCAATTAGGCGCGGTCACGGACACGGACGGGATTCGCGTATTGGATGAGCGCGGCAACGAACTGACCCTGAAAAACAAGGGCTTTAGCCACTTCTAG
- the nusB gene encoding transcription antitermination factor NusB translates to MAQKKKTTDRASSRSAARLAAVQALYQMDMTGIDLNDVVAEFQMHRLGQVVEGDHYHEAEAEFFHDLVDGVVREQRQLDPMLDQQLAEGWRLNRVDSILRALLRSAAFELYIRDDVPSRVVINEYVDIAHAFFDGEEPKVVNGVLDRLARKVRSEEFARAALREG, encoded by the coding sequence ATGGCACAAAAGAAAAAGACCACGGACCGCGCCAGTTCCAGAAGCGCGGCGCGCCTCGCGGCTGTCCAGGCCCTGTACCAGATGGACATGACCGGCATCGACCTCAACGATGTGGTCGCGGAGTTCCAGATGCACCGGCTGGGCCAGGTCGTGGAGGGGGACCACTATCACGAGGCCGAGGCCGAGTTTTTCCACGATCTCGTTGACGGCGTGGTCCGGGAACAACGCCAATTGGATCCCATGCTCGATCAGCAGCTGGCCGAGGGCTGGCGGCTGAACCGGGTGGATTCCATTCTGAGGGCCTTGCTCCGCTCCGCCGCGTTCGAGCTCTATATCCGCGACGACGTTCCAAGCCGGGTGGTGATCAACGAGTATGTCGACATCGCTCACGCCTTTTTCGACGGCGAGGAGCCCAAAGTGGTCAATGGGGTCTTGGATCGGCTGGCACGGAAGGTAAGGTCGGAGGAATTCGCCCGCGCCGCGTTGCGTGAGGGCTGA
- the ribH gene encoding 6,7-dimethyl-8-ribityllumazine synthase, producing the protein MSRKGPNSVLIISARFYEDIADELTRGATEELRGNDVEFEEISVPGALEIPLALSLALANGFVGRAGRHRACIALGCVIRGQTSHFDIVARESGAGLSQLALQHGVPVGSGIITCENMEQAWERASVDGRNKGGDAARACLTLMRLEEQFSSASRR; encoded by the coding sequence ATGAGCCGCAAAGGCCCCAATTCCGTTCTCATCATCTCGGCGCGTTTCTATGAAGACATCGCGGACGAGCTCACACGCGGCGCCACCGAGGAGCTCCGCGGCAACGACGTGGAGTTCGAGGAGATCTCTGTGCCGGGCGCACTCGAGATTCCGCTGGCGCTCAGTCTCGCGCTCGCCAACGGTTTCGTCGGCCGTGCCGGCCGGCATCGGGCCTGTATCGCCCTTGGATGTGTCATTCGCGGACAAACCAGCCATTTCGATATCGTCGCGCGCGAGTCCGGCGCTGGCTTGAGTCAGCTCGCCCTGCAGCATGGCGTGCCCGTCGGCTCCGGGATCATCACCTGCGAGAACATGGAACAGGCTTGGGAGCGCGCGAGCGTCGACGGGCGGAACAAGGGCGGCGATGCGGCTCGTGCCTGTCTGACCCTGATGCGCCTAGAAGAGCAGTTTTCGTCTGCGAGCCGGCGCTAA
- the ribB gene encoding 3,4-dihydroxy-2-butanone-4-phosphate synthase, translated as MTALTAAETTELKRLLSPIEEVIEDARNGKMFILVDAEDRENEGDLVIPAQMATPDAINFMAKYGRGLICLSVAAERARQLHLELMSQSNRSRHSTAFTVSIEAREGVSTGISAHDRAHTISVAIDPTKDHRDIVTPGHVFPLLAKEGGVLVRAGHTEAAVDISRLAGLYPAGVICEIMNDDGTMARLPDLVTFAEHHDLKIATIADLIAYRLRYDHLVEAVADTTIDGPHGEPFQAKVYATTVDPVEHVALVKGDITEGGPVLVRVHAVNTLEDMVTPGCDNCVRKAMDIIEREGRGVVVLIRESRPDAISAGLTKGANGDGQPRLMDYGIGAQILLDLGVREMVLLSNSPARKIVGLEGYGLTVVGHRGLE; from the coding sequence GTGACGGCTTTGACTGCGGCGGAAACCACTGAACTCAAACGGCTTCTGTCGCCCATCGAGGAAGTGATCGAGGACGCCCGCAACGGCAAGATGTTCATTCTTGTCGATGCGGAGGACCGCGAGAACGAGGGCGATCTCGTTATCCCGGCACAGATGGCCACGCCCGACGCCATCAACTTCATGGCCAAGTACGGACGCGGACTTATCTGCCTGTCCGTTGCTGCCGAACGCGCCAGGCAGTTGCACCTCGAACTCATGTCTCAATCGAACCGTTCCCGCCATTCGACGGCGTTCACGGTTTCGATCGAAGCCCGCGAAGGCGTCTCCACAGGCATCTCCGCCCATGACCGCGCCCACACGATTTCCGTCGCAATCGATCCGACCAAGGATCATCGCGACATTGTCACACCCGGCCATGTGTTTCCGCTTCTGGCCAAAGAGGGCGGTGTCCTTGTGCGCGCCGGACATACGGAGGCGGCCGTCGACATTTCGCGGCTCGCAGGTCTCTACCCGGCTGGCGTGATCTGCGAGATCATGAACGACGATGGCACCATGGCGCGCCTGCCTGACCTCGTGACCTTCGCCGAGCACCACGATCTGAAGATCGCGACCATCGCGGATCTGATCGCGTATCGTCTGCGCTACGACCATCTCGTCGAGGCCGTCGCGGACACGACGATCGATGGGCCGCATGGGGAGCCGTTCCAGGCCAAGGTCTATGCCACCACGGTCGACCCGGTCGAGCATGTGGCCCTGGTCAAAGGGGACATCACCGAAGGCGGCCCGGTTCTCGTTCGCGTGCACGCGGTCAACACGCTCGAAGACATGGTCACGCCCGGTTGCGACAACTGCGTGCGCAAGGCCATGGACATCATTGAGCGGGAAGGGCGGGGCGTTGTCGTCTTGATCCGGGAGTCCCGGCCCGACGCGATCTCGGCCGGCCTCACCAAAGGCGCTAATGGCGACGGTCAGCCGCGGCTGATGGACTACGGAATCGGTGCGCAGATCCTTTTGGACCTTGGCGTGCGTGAAATGGTTCTGCTATCGAACTCGCCCGCACGCAAGATCGTCGGCCTTGAAGGCTATGGATTGACGGTCGTTGGTCATCGCGGACTGGAGTAA